One part of the Rutidosis leptorrhynchoides isolate AG116_Rl617_1_P2 chromosome 1, CSIRO_AGI_Rlap_v1, whole genome shotgun sequence genome encodes these proteins:
- the LOC139869108 gene encoding beta-glucuronosyltransferase GlcAT14A-like: protein MQNPIQSPSSTTTLYTIITITTILFLLFFFSPFPSPPPPPSFSDPYLFPHRISTAQYHNHQLLFVNTNNKTTGQSPPASPTIAYFISGSCNHSGRIIRLLLSIYHPRNQYLLHLDRSAPQKERDLLALSIQSIGVIWAAQNVNVIGKSDLVSHKGSSTISSTLHGAAILLKLSADWDWFINLSAADYPLVTQDDLLHILSYVPKDLNFVNHTSYIGWKESRMLKPVVVDPGLFLNEPSEIFYGTQKRPLPDAYRLFTGSPTSILSRKFVEFCILGTENLPRTLLMYLSNSLSSQSVYFPTVLCNSPRLNRTVVNHNLQYSAYVTKHEPRTLNSDDFSDLINSGAAFASPFLVDDPVLDLIDQELLNRGQGKPVPGGWCLGDSNEDACSLWGDADVLKPGSGAKRLEQRMVELLSNETFNAHQCIFE from the exons ATGCAAAACCCAATACAATCACCATCATCAACCACCACTCTTTACACCATCATCACCATAACCACCATCCTTTTTCTCCTTTTCTTTTTTTCCCCATTCCCATCGCCGCCGCCACCGCCGTCGTTCTCCGACCCCTACCTTTTTCCCCACCGTATCTCCACCGCACAATACCACAACCACCAACTCCTTTTTGTCAATACAAACAACAAAACAACCGGCCAGTCACCACCTGCATCACCCACCATCGCATATTTCATATCCGGATCCTGTAACCATTCGGGTCGGATCATCCGGTTGCTTTTATCCATCTACCATCCAAGAAACCAGTATTTGTTACATCTTGACCGTTCTGCCCCTCAAAAGGAACGTGATTTATTAGCACTAAGTATTCAATCAATTGGGGTAATTTGGGCAGCACAAAATGTGAATGTTATTGGCAAATCTGATCTAGTTTCACATAAAGGATCTTCAACTATTTCATCTACTTTACATGGTGCTGCTATTTTATTAAAGCTTTCAGCTGACTGGGATTGGTTTATTAATCTCTCTGCTGCTGATTACCCACTTGTTACTCAAGATG ATCTTCTGCACATTCTATCATACGTACCTAAAGATCTCAACTTTGTGAATCACACAAGCTACATTGGCTGGAAAGA GTCACGGATGTTGAAACCTGTGGTGGTTGACCCGGGGCTTTTTCTTAATGAGCCAAGTGAGATCTTTTATGGAACTCAAAAACGGCCTTTGCCAGATGCTTATCGGTTGTTCACAGG TTCACCAACGTCTATATTGAGCCGAAAGTTTGTGGAGTTTTGCATCCTAGGAACAGAAAACTTACCCAGGACCCTTCTTATGTACTTATCTAACAGTCTATCTTCGCAATCTGTTTATTTCCCAACCGTTCTATGCAATTCACCTCGATTAAACCGAACGGTTGTAAACCACAATTTGCAATATTCTGCATACGTGACCAAACACGAACCACGGACACTCAACTCAGACGACTTTAGTGATCTAATCAACAGTGGTGCAGCTTTTGCCTCTCCGTTTCTTGTTGATGATCCAGTTCTTGACCTCATTGACCAAGAACTACTGAACCGTGGTCAGGGTAAACCGGTTCCAGGTGGCTGGTGTTTAGGTGACTCTAATGAAGACGCTTGCTCCCTTTGGGGTGATGCTGATGTTTTGAAACCTGGTTCAGGTGCTAAAAGGCTGGAGCAACGCATGGTTGAGTTACTCTCAAACGAGACATTTAACGCACATCAATGCATTTTCGAATGA